The genome window ATCGATACCCGTGGGAATTGGATGATGATGGAGCGCTATGATTGTAACCTTATCAGTCTGTTGCCCCAACTCTTGCCTTAACCATTCCAATTGTGCTTTTTCTATATAACCTCCCCCAAATTTTGCTCCCATCAACACAGAATCGAGTAACAATAGTCGCCAAAATCCCAAATCAATGGCTTGATAACCTAAACCCTTGGAAGAAGGTAACATCTGCCCCAAAAGCTTAACGTTATCATGATTACCGTGCAACCAATAAATAGGACAGCTAAACTCACCCATCGCTTTTAGTAAATATTCATAGGCAACCCTACTACCACCATCAGCCAAATCCCCTGTTAATAACAATCCATCGGGTTGTCTGGATTTTACTTGTTCTAAAACAGCTTGCAAATTGTACCAAGGATTTTGCCCCCGCAAAAATTCTTCTGGGTTGTCCAAAAGGTGAGTATCTGTAATTTGAATCAGGGTAAAGTTTTTTGTCATATGAAAGTTAAATTAATAAAATTAAGATTTGTGAGTATTATGAGATGGATAAAAGTTAACATATACTATGAGTTTAGAATTACTAACCTTTGCGGAAATATCTATCGAAAGAAACCTAGAGCAATTTCTCATTGTTTTGTCAGTTTCCCTCGCCGTTGCTACCATATCGAGGGTATTTATCTGGTTTAAACAAATTCCCTACACCTTACTCTTAGTAATAGTAGGTTTAGGTTTAGCCCTAGTTGATATTAGATTAGTTAACCTCTCTCCAGAGTTAATTTTAGAAATATTTTTGCCCCCATTATTATTTG of Cyanobacterium sp. HL-69 contains these proteins:
- the icc gene encoding Icc protein, with protein sequence MTKNFTLIQITDTHLLDNPEEFLRGQNPWYNLQAVLEQVKSRQPDGLLLTGDLADGGSRVAYEYLLKAMGEFSCPIYWLHGNHDNVKLLGQMLPSSKGLGYQAIDLGFWRLLLLDSVLMGAKFGGGYIEKAQLEWLRQELGQQTDKVTIIALHHHPIPTGIDWVDQIGVENGNDLVSLLHSFPQVRLVLFGHIHYALHHCHVNAVGDNIDFFGCPSTFSQVIPSHPTIDSHLSGFRVIRLWEDGSYDTYVQRVG